The following coding sequences lie in one Capsicum annuum cultivar UCD-10X-F1 chromosome 5, UCD10Xv1.1, whole genome shotgun sequence genomic window:
- the LOC124898406 gene encoding uncharacterized protein LOC124898406, translating into MEDDSMHMKDFSSDSQHNEEDCGTASQPGQSFSNGTNFCCGQTFTDKKELKILLDAAVARQSFDYYMEKKCTKLINVKCLSRGYGWLLWEKKHETLNRFRIYKYVGLHTCGVEHATRRNKKDGKGPSIREIQKNVFKELRCNASYWMYWKESVIAKNIIRGTPEHEYACLLNFSHMVELFNPKSSYSIMVNQMDELGVMLSAVAHDTENHIFPIAFYVVDKENNASWTLFFQKLKSIVEDEPNLCVISDRERHTFVDGKENIFVPYAERILRDNKSVRDSLYVSNPNGVLDQYTVFGNGVTAKVNLLKRSCSCQKFDLVKMYEHAMAALRTKYGDGEGYGNFV; encoded by the exons atggaagatgattCTATGCATATGAAAGACTTTTCATCGGACTCGCAACATAATGAAGAAGACTGTGGAACGGCATCACAACCAGGACAATCCTTCTCCAATGGAACCAATTTTTGTTGTGGTCAAACATTCACCGATAAGAAAGAGCTGAAAATACTACTAGACGCAGCAGTGGCAaggcagtcttttgattattatatggagaaaAAATGCACAAAATTGATTAACGTGAAATGTTTATCTCGTGGTTATGGCTGGTTGTTGTGGGAAAAAAAGCATGAGACCTTGAATAGATTTcgcatatacaagtatgttggGTTGCACACGTGTGGTGTTGAACACGCCACCCGCAGGAACAAGAAA gatggtaagggtccaagcataagagaaattcaaaagAATGTGTTTAAGGAGTTGCGTTGCAACGCAAGCTATTGGATGTATTGGAAAGAAAGTGTAATTGcgaagaacatcattcgcgggACACCGGAGCACGAATATGCTTGCTTGCTGAATTTTTCCCATATGGTGGAGTTATTTAATCCCAagtcttcttactctatcatggtaaaccagATGGATGAATT AGGTGTTATGTTGAGTGCCGTTGCACATGACACTGAAAATCATATCTTTCCGATTGCCTTTTATGTCGTTGATAAAGAGAACAATGCTTCTTGGACCTTGTTCTTCCAAAAGCTGAAGTCTATCGTAGAAGATGAACCAAATCTATGTGTCATCTCCGACAG GGAGCGGCATACCTTTGTCGATGGTAAAGAGAACATATTTGTGCCTTATGcggaaaggatcctaagggataataagagcGTGAGAGATTCATTGTATGTGAGTAATCCAAATGGGGTTCTCGACCAGTACACGGTGTTTGGCAATGGCGTCACTGCCAAGGTCAATCTGTTGAAGAGGAGTTGTTCTTGTCaaaaatttgacttggtgaaaatgtATGAACATGCAATGGCAGCTTTGCGAACAAAGTATGGTGATGGAGAAGGTTATGGTAACTTCGTCTAG